The Crassaminicella indica genomic interval ACGCAGAAAAATTACTATTGTAAAGAGAATGAGGAAATATTTAGATTATATTATGCACCATCCAGAACTTACAACTTCATTAATACCTATTGGTGATGGTGTTGCCATAAGCTATAAGAATTAGGAGGAAAAAGAATGAAAAAAATAGAATTATTAGCACCTGCTGGTGATTTAGAAAAATTAAAAATAGCTATTATATATGGTGCTGATGCTGTATATATAGGAGGACAGATTTTTGGATTAAGAGCGAGTGCTAGAAATTTTTCATTAGAAGATATGAAGAAGGGAATAGCATTTGCTCATGAAAGAGGGAAAAAAGTATATGTTACATTAAATATTATTCCTCATAATGAAGATTTTAAAGAGCTTCCTGAATATTTAAAGCAATTGCAAGAATTAGATATTGATGCTGTTATTCTATCAGATCCAGGTACATTTATGTATGTAAAAGAGTTTGCACCAGAGCTAGAAGTGCATTTAAGTACACAAGCAAATAATACGAATTATATGAGTGCAAGATTTTGGTACAATCAAGGAGTAAAAAGAGTTATATTAGCTAGAGAATTATCTTTTAAAGAGATTAAAGAAATTAGAGAAAATATACCAGAAAGTCTTGAATTAGAAGCATTTGTTCATGGAGCTATGTGCATATCTTATTCAGGAAGATGTCTTTTGAGCAATTATATGGCAAATAGAGATGCCAATAGAGGAGAATGTGCACATCCATGTAGATGGCAATATTATTTAATGGAAGAGAAAAGACCAGGAGAATATATTCCTGTTTTTGAAGATGAGAAAGGTACATATTTCTTTAATTCAAAGGATTTATGTATGATTGAATATATACCAGAATTGATTGAATCAGGACTTTCAAGTCTTAAAATAGAGGGAAGGATGAAAAGTGCATACTATGTTGCAAATATTGTTAATGTTTATAGAAAAGCTATAGACACATATTATGAAAATAAAGAAAATTATCATTATGATCCAAATTGGATGAATGAAATAAAAAAAGCAAGTCATAGAAAGTTTACGACTGGATTTTATATAGATAAGCCTAATGAGAAAGAACAGTTATATGCAAATAGTTCGTATATACGTGAATATGATTTTGTAGGTTTAGTATTAGACTATGATAAAAAAAATGGTATAGCTACAATAGAACAAAGAAATAGAATATTTAAAGGAGAAACTGTTGAAGTAATGGGACCAGGTATGAAAATTTTTACACAAAGTATTGAGCAGATGTGGAATAACAAGGGAGAAGAGATTGATGTTGCACCACACCCTCAACAAGTGATAAAAATTAAAATGCAAAAACCAGTAGAAAAATACTATATTATAAGAAGATGTAGGAAGGATGATTAGATTGAGTAAACCGATTTTAATTGGTATTACTGGAGGTACAGGCTCTGGAAAAAGTACAATTGCAAAAGCTATTTTTGAAAGCTTACCAGAAAAAAATATTGCAATCATTGAACAAGATTCTTATTATAAAGACCAAAGTCATTTGCCAATGGAAGAGAGAATACATACGAATTATGATCATCCATTAGCTTTTGATACAGAACTCCTTCTTAAACAGCTCCACGAGCTTTTAAACTATAAACCTGTTGAAAAGCCTATTTATAATTTTTCAAAACATACAAGAGAAAAAGAGACGATTCGTGTTGAACCAAAGGATATTATTATATTAGAAGGAATTATGATTTTAGAAGATGAAAAACTGAGAGAATTAATGGATATTAAAATATTTGTAGATACAGATGCAGACGTAAGAATTATTAGAAGAATTACCAGAGATATTAATGAAAGAGGGAGAACTCTTGAATCAGTTATTGAACAATACTTAAATACGGTTAGACCTGCTCACCTTCAATTTATTGAACCTAGTAAAAGATATGCGGATATTATTATTCCAGAGGGTGGTTATAATAAAGTAGCAATAGATATTATGGTTTCAAAGGTAAGATCAATTATTTATGAAAAGCAAAATGGCAGAGAATTAAAAATATTATAGAGTATACACCTTCCTTAAATTGGAGATGCTGATAATAGTTAATCTTTATAAGGAAGGTGTTTTTTTGGGTGCTAGAGTAGATAGAAAGAAAAAAAAAGAAATCAATATTGTTAATGAGGATAATCAGTATAGAATGTATATTACAGGAATTGTATTTACAGTTCTTCTTTTTGCTTTAATGATTCGGCTTTTTTATATACAGATTATTAAGGGCAGTGAGTATTATACTTGTGCAAAAAATCAGTGGTTAAAAGAAATTCCTGTTGGTATTGAAAGAGGAAAAATATATGATCGAAATAGAATACCTCTTACCAACAGAGAAGAAAAAAAATATTTAGTCATTTTTCCACAATACTTTAAGAAATCAGATGCAAATATAAAATTGATTAGCGATCTTACGAAAATTGATTCATATAAACTAAAGAATGGTAAATTGAATAGTACTAGACCTATTAAACTTGAAATTAAAAATGATCATGAGAAAATCATGAAAAAAGTTATGTTAATAAAAGGTGTTTATCCAGTTGATTATAATGATAGATATGATGAAGAGGCTATTGCTACGCATGTAATAGGTTACATAAATAAAATTGATAACAGAGGAGAAAAAGGCATCGAAAAAATGTTTGATAGAGAATTAAAAGAAAATCAAGTTTGCAAAGTAAATGCTGTTGTAGATGCACAGAAAAAAATGATACCTGGTTTAGGATATAAAAAGCTTGAAATTGCTCCTGTAAAAAATAGGAAAAATATTGTAACTACATTAGATTATAATATACAAAAAATTGCAGAAGAAGAATTTGACAAGTTTCATAAAAATGGAAGTGTTGTTATATTAGATGCAAAAAGTGGAGAAATATTGGCTATGGTTAGTAGACCTAACTATGATCAAAATAATATTGCGGCATATCTTAAAAGTAATAATAAGGAACTATATAATAGAGCGATTCAAATGGGGTATCCACCTGGGTCTATTTTTAAGATTATTGTTGCAGCAGCGGCACTTGAAAATAAAATAATTAATGATGAAAGTTTCTTTTGTAAAGGGTATGAAGAAATTGCTGGTACTAAAATTAAATGTTGGAGCTTTGATAAAGGTGGACATGGAAAATTAACTTTTGAAGAAGCTTTTGCTGTATCGTGTAATTCAGCATTTATACAATTAGGAGAAAAAATAGGAGGAGAAAGAATTTTAAATATGGCAAAAAAATTTGGATTAGGTGCTAAAACAAATATTGGTTTACAG includes:
- the udk gene encoding uridine kinase, whose protein sequence is MSKPILIGITGGTGSGKSTIAKAIFESLPEKNIAIIEQDSYYKDQSHLPMEERIHTNYDHPLAFDTELLLKQLHELLNYKPVEKPIYNFSKHTREKETIRVEPKDIIILEGIMILEDEKLRELMDIKIFVDTDADVRIIRRITRDINERGRTLESVIEQYLNTVRPAHLQFIEPSKRYADIIIPEGGYNKVAIDIMVSKVRSIIYEKQNGRELKIL
- a CDS encoding peptidoglycan D,D-transpeptidase FtsI family protein translates to MGARVDRKKKKEINIVNEDNQYRMYITGIVFTVLLFALMIRLFYIQIIKGSEYYTCAKNQWLKEIPVGIERGKIYDRNRIPLTNREEKKYLVIFPQYFKKSDANIKLISDLTKIDSYKLKNGKLNSTRPIKLEIKNDHEKIMKKVMLIKGVYPVDYNDRYDEEAIATHVIGYINKIDNRGEKGIEKMFDRELKENQVCKVNAVVDAQKKMIPGLGYKKLEIAPVKNRKNIVTTLDYNIQKIAEEEFDKFHKNGSVVILDAKSGEILAMVSRPNYDQNNIAAYLKSNNKELYNRAIQMGYPPGSIFKIIVAAAALENKIINDESFFCKGYEEIAGTKIKCWSFDKGGHGKLTFEEAFAVSCNSAFIQLGEKIGGERILNMAKKFGLGAKTNIGLQEEIAGKLSSDDYIKGAGIGNFSIGQGTLEVTPLQIAKITAIIANDGIDTGVYLIKEVVDDYGNIVKKIEKNKPQKVISYKTAKKIQRMMEKVVKGGTARNMGLGRVAGKTGSAQANLKGKEIIHAWFTGYFPSDEPKFVITIVVEDGVSGGQSAVPIFKNIKERID
- a CDS encoding peptidase U32 family protein, with the translated sequence MKKIELLAPAGDLEKLKIAIIYGADAVYIGGQIFGLRASARNFSLEDMKKGIAFAHERGKKVYVTLNIIPHNEDFKELPEYLKQLQELDIDAVILSDPGTFMYVKEFAPELEVHLSTQANNTNYMSARFWYNQGVKRVILARELSFKEIKEIRENIPESLELEAFVHGAMCISYSGRCLLSNYMANRDANRGECAHPCRWQYYLMEEKRPGEYIPVFEDEKGTYFFNSKDLCMIEYIPELIESGLSSLKIEGRMKSAYYVANIVNVYRKAIDTYYENKENYHYDPNWMNEIKKASHRKFTTGFYIDKPNEKEQLYANSSYIREYDFVGLVLDYDKKNGIATIEQRNRIFKGETVEVMGPGMKIFTQSIEQMWNNKGEEIDVAPHPQQVIKIKMQKPVEKYYIIRRCRKDD